The proteins below come from a single Natranaerofaba carboxydovora genomic window:
- a CDS encoding 2-hydroxyacid dehydrogenase — protein sequence MTKKKVYITGDIPRNGIDMLRENYHVEVFDSEAPITEDVLKEKIKGCDGLVSMVGDPVTSDVIEESGNLKVIANYGVGYDNIDVDRATQKGIKVTNTPGVLHETTADLTFSLILGVMRRTVESDKFLRDNNFKGWKPQLFLGNDVYGKRLGIIGMGEIGEAVAKRARGFEMDVLYNKRTPLSGEEENRLGVKYSDIEDIVKTSDIITLHVPLTKETKHLFTKEEFKKMKDDAYLINTARGPVVKEDDLVWALENREIKGAGLDVFEEEPKVHPGLMNREDCVLLPHIGSATEECRQEMAEIACKNVIKVLEGNKPITPVN from the coding sequence TTGACTAAGAAAAAAGTTTATATTACTGGTGATATACCAAGAAACGGGATAGATATGTTAAGAGAGAATTATCACGTAGAGGTCTTTGACTCAGAGGCTCCTATAACTGAAGATGTGTTAAAAGAAAAAATTAAAGGTTGTGATGGCCTTGTATCAATGGTTGGGGACCCTGTCACAAGTGACGTAATTGAGGAGTCAGGCAACTTAAAAGTAATAGCTAATTATGGTGTTGGTTATGATAATATCGATGTTGATAGAGCTACCCAAAAAGGGATTAAAGTTACAAATACTCCTGGGGTACTTCATGAAACAACTGCAGACCTTACATTTTCTTTGATTCTTGGAGTTATGAGGCGTACTGTAGAATCTGACAAATTTCTTAGAGATAATAACTTCAAAGGTTGGAAACCACAGCTTTTTTTGGGCAATGACGTATATGGCAAGAGGCTTGGCATAATTGGAATGGGAGAAATAGGGGAAGCCGTTGCCAAAAGAGCTAGAGGGTTTGAGATGGATGTTCTGTATAACAAGAGAACACCCCTTTCTGGTGAAGAAGAAAATAGGCTAGGGGTAAAATACTCTGATATTGAAGATATAGTCAAAACTTCTGATATAATCACACTTCATGTTCCGCTGACCAAAGAGACCAAGCATCTTTTCACCAAAGAGGAGTTTAAAAAAATGAAAGATGATGCTTATCTGATTAATACTGCTAGAGGTCCTGTTGTAAAAGAAGATGACCTTGTCTGGGCTCTTGAAAACAGGGAGATAAAAGGTGCAGGATTAGATGTATTTGAAGAAGAACCGAAAGTCCATCCAGGTTTGATGAATAGGGAGGATTGTGTACTTTTGCCTCACATAGGAAGTGCTACAGAAGAATGCAGACAGGAGATGGCAGAAATAGCCTGCAAAAATGTTATTAAAGTTTTAGAAGGAAATAAGCCCATTACACCAGTAAATTAA
- a CDS encoding PPC domain-containing DNA-binding protein, with amino-acid sequence MRFKEYGKGRRFLGRLDYESDIIEEIEGFATSMDITTAYVQVIGALKKVKIGYYDQDERVYKELNFDRHLEIIQCAGNLTLKDNKPKAHLHITLGDEEGNTFSGHLMEGSVVFAGEAYFDELRGEPLHRGYDETTGLPLWENI; translated from the coding sequence TTAAGGAATATGGTAAAGGTAGACGTTTTTTAGGTAGATTAGATTATGAGAGTGATATTATTGAAGAGATAGAGGGATTTGCCACTAGTATGGATATAACTACAGCCTATGTACAGGTAATAGGGGCTCTAAAGAAAGTTAAGATAGGATATTATGATCAAGACGAAAGGGTATATAAAGAACTGAACTTTGATAGACACCTTGAAATTATACAATGTGCAGGTAATCTCACCTTAAAAGATAATAAACCCAAAGCTCACTTACATATAACTTTAGGGGATGAAGAAGGGAATACTTTTTCGGGTCACTTAATGGAAGGTAGTGTGGTGTTTGCAGGGGAAGCTTATTTTGATGAGCTAAGAGGAGAACCGCTTCATAGAGGATATGACGAAACCACAGGATTGCCATTATGGGAAAATATCTAA